Proteins co-encoded in one Rhodococcus sp. PAMC28707 genomic window:
- a CDS encoding Rieske 2Fe-2S domain-containing protein has protein sequence MAKIREIDVGNTPTRFARGWHCLGLTTTFTDGKPHSIEAFGTKLVVFADSAGKIVVLDGYCRHMGGDLTQGTVKGDEIACPFHDWRWGANGKCAQIPYARRVPPLARTRTWTTLDQNGQLFIWNDAEGNPPPEEVTIPRIEGAYSDDWTDWTWNSMVIEGANCREIVDNVVDMAHFFYIHYAFPTYFKNVFEGHIASQYLNTKGRPDIGMASQYGGDTLLKSEAAYYGPSYMINPLMNSYGGFEVESVLINCHYPIDQNSFVLQWGITVKKPAGMNDKTSIKLAEKFTEGISAGFLQDVEIWKNKTKIDNPLLCEEDGPVYQLRRWYDQFYVDVADVDDKMTGRFEFEVDTSKANEAWQVEVDENLARQKADKSENAEVS, from the coding sequence ATGGCAAAGATCCGAGAGATCGACGTCGGCAATACACCGACCCGCTTCGCACGTGGGTGGCATTGCCTCGGCCTCACCACAACGTTCACCGACGGCAAACCGCACTCCATCGAGGCTTTCGGCACCAAACTTGTCGTCTTCGCTGATTCGGCCGGGAAAATCGTCGTGCTCGACGGTTACTGCCGTCATATGGGCGGTGACCTGACTCAGGGAACGGTGAAGGGTGATGAGATCGCCTGTCCGTTCCACGACTGGCGATGGGGCGCGAACGGCAAATGTGCGCAGATTCCGTATGCGAGGCGTGTCCCACCGCTGGCGCGTACGAGGACCTGGACGACATTGGATCAGAACGGCCAGCTGTTCATCTGGAACGATGCCGAAGGTAATCCGCCTCCCGAGGAGGTCACGATCCCACGGATCGAGGGTGCCTACAGCGACGACTGGACCGACTGGACCTGGAACTCGATGGTCATCGAGGGTGCCAACTGCCGCGAGATCGTCGACAATGTCGTCGACATGGCGCACTTCTTCTACATTCACTACGCCTTCCCGACGTACTTCAAGAATGTATTCGAAGGCCATATAGCCTCGCAGTACCTCAACACCAAGGGCCGGCCGGACATCGGAATGGCGTCCCAGTACGGCGGCGACACGCTCCTCAAGTCCGAAGCCGCCTACTACGGCCCCTCGTACATGATCAATCCGTTGATGAACAGTTACGGCGGGTTCGAGGTCGAGAGTGTACTGATCAACTGCCACTACCCGATCGATCAGAATTCGTTCGTGTTGCAGTGGGGCATCACCGTCAAGAAGCCAGCAGGCATGAACGACAAGACCTCGATCAAACTTGCGGAGAAGTTCACCGAGGGAATCAGCGCCGGATTCTTACAGGACGTCGAGATCTGGAAGAACAAGACCAAGATCGACAACCCGTTGCTCTGCGAGGAGGACGGCCCTGTCTATCAGTTGCGCCGTTGGTACGACCAGTTCTACGTCGACGTCGCCGATGTCGACGACAAGATGACCGGCCGGTTCGAGTTCGAGGTCGACACCTCCAAGGCGAACGAAGCCTGGCAGGTAGAGGTCGACGAGAATCTCGCTCGCCAGAAGGCAGACAAGTCCGAGAACGCCGAAGTGTCATGA
- the hsaA gene encoding 3-hydroxy-9,10-secoandrosta-1,3,5(10)-triene-9,17-dione monooxygenase oxygenase subunit: protein MTQEPIARHEVLDRIDALLPTLRERAQETEDLRRLPDESVKALQETGFFRLLQPAQWGGYEENPELFYTAVKMIASACGSTGWVSSIIGVHNWHLALFPQQAQEDVWGQDTDVRISSSYAPMGAGAVVEGGYRVSGAWQWSSGCDHATWAMLGGPVIKDGRPVDFVTFLIPREDYRIDDVWNVVGLRGTGSNTVVVEEQFVPSHRVLSFGKMNDHTAEGLERNTAPVYKMPWGTIHPTTISAPIVGMAEGAYAAHVEHQGKRVRKAFVGETGKDDPFAKVRIAEASSDIDAAWRQLSGNVAEEYALLKAGQEVPIELRLRARRDQVRATGRSVASIDLLFESAGATALQNDAPLQRFWRDAHAGRVHAANDPERAYQMFGGGEFGLPLKDTMV from the coding sequence GTGACGCAGGAGCCGATCGCCCGCCACGAGGTGTTAGACCGAATCGACGCCTTACTGCCCACTCTGCGCGAGCGCGCGCAGGAGACCGAAGATCTGCGACGTCTACCCGACGAGTCGGTGAAAGCCCTCCAGGAGACAGGCTTCTTCCGTTTGCTGCAGCCGGCGCAGTGGGGCGGCTACGAAGAAAACCCCGAGTTGTTCTACACCGCAGTGAAAATGATCGCGAGTGCCTGCGGATCCACCGGTTGGGTCTCCTCGATCATCGGAGTGCACAACTGGCACCTCGCACTGTTCCCCCAGCAAGCGCAGGAAGATGTGTGGGGACAGGACACCGACGTTCGGATCTCCTCTTCGTACGCACCGATGGGCGCAGGCGCCGTCGTGGAAGGCGGATACCGAGTATCCGGCGCGTGGCAGTGGTCCTCGGGCTGCGATCACGCGACCTGGGCGATGCTCGGCGGGCCCGTCATCAAGGATGGTCGACCCGTCGACTTCGTGACATTCCTCATCCCGCGTGAGGACTACCGCATCGACGACGTCTGGAATGTCGTCGGATTGCGTGGAACCGGGAGCAACACTGTGGTGGTCGAGGAGCAGTTCGTTCCGTCCCACCGTGTGTTGAGCTTCGGAAAGATGAACGATCACACCGCCGAAGGACTCGAGCGCAACACCGCTCCGGTCTACAAGATGCCGTGGGGGACGATTCACCCGACCACCATTTCCGCGCCGATCGTCGGAATGGCGGAAGGCGCGTACGCCGCGCACGTCGAGCATCAGGGCAAGCGTGTGCGCAAGGCGTTCGTCGGTGAGACCGGTAAGGACGATCCCTTCGCGAAGGTGCGTATCGCCGAGGCCAGCAGCGACATCGATGCCGCGTGGCGTCAGTTGTCGGGCAACGTCGCCGAAGAGTACGCACTGCTGAAGGCAGGTCAGGAAGTGCCGATCGAACTACGGCTCCGAGCACGCCGCGATCAGGTGCGTGCGACCGGTCGATCCGTCGCCTCGATCGACCTTCTGTTCGAGAGCGCAGGTGCGACGGCGCTGCAGAACGATGCTCCGCTGCAACGCTTCTGGCGAGATGCTCATGCGGGCCGAGTGCATGCTGCAAACGATCCGGAACGCGCATACCAGATGTTCGGTGGTGGCGAGTTCGGCCTCCCGCTCAAGGACACGATGGTATGA
- the hsaD gene encoding 4,5:9,10-diseco-3-hydroxy-5,9,17-trioxoandrosta-1(10),2-diene-4-oate hydrolase — protein sequence MTVATQEITYESTSKFAQIRPDMKLHYHEAGVGNDTTIVLLHGGGPGASGWSNFAANIPVLAEQFHVLCVDQPGFGLSDKPIDHPQYFVHSSSALKDLLDHLGIERAHLLGNSLGGGTAVRFALDFPSSAGRLVLMGPGGLSINLFAPDPTEGVKHLGNFSAPPGPSKEKLEAFLKVMVFDQSLITEELLEQRYAAASTPESIAAMRAMGKSFAGADFEKGMLWREAYKLRQPVLLIWGREDRVNPIDGALVALKTIPRAQLHVFGRCGHWAQVEMAEEFNRLTAAFLTEGS from the coding sequence ATGACCGTGGCCACGCAGGAGATCACCTACGAATCGACGTCGAAGTTCGCGCAGATTCGTCCGGACATGAAACTTCACTACCACGAGGCGGGCGTCGGGAACGATACGACGATCGTGCTGCTGCATGGCGGTGGACCGGGCGCGTCGGGATGGTCGAATTTCGCGGCCAACATTCCGGTGCTCGCGGAGCAGTTCCACGTACTGTGCGTCGACCAGCCTGGATTCGGGTTGTCCGACAAGCCGATCGACCATCCGCAGTACTTCGTGCACTCGTCGTCTGCGCTCAAGGATTTGCTGGATCATCTCGGAATCGAGAGAGCCCACCTGCTCGGAAATTCTCTCGGTGGCGGCACCGCGGTGCGATTCGCGCTCGATTTTCCCTCCAGTGCAGGCAGATTGGTGCTCATGGGGCCTGGAGGGTTGAGCATCAACCTGTTCGCCCCAGACCCGACAGAGGGCGTCAAGCATCTCGGCAACTTCAGTGCTCCGCCGGGGCCGTCGAAGGAAAAGCTCGAGGCGTTCCTCAAAGTGATGGTGTTCGACCAGTCGCTGATCACCGAAGAGTTACTCGAGCAGCGCTACGCCGCCGCATCGACGCCGGAGTCCATCGCCGCGATGCGTGCCATGGGGAAGTCGTTCGCCGGCGCCGATTTCGAGAAGGGCATGCTCTGGCGTGAGGCATACAAGTTACGCCAGCCTGTGCTGCTGATCTGGGGCCGTGAGGACCGCGTCAATCCGATAGACGGCGCACTGGTGGCACTCAAGACGATTCCGCGTGCGCAGTTGCACGTGTTCGGTCGATGCGGGCACTGGGCCCAGGTTGAAATGGCCGAGGAATTCAATCGTTTGACCGCTGCATTTCTTACCGAGGGGAGCTGA
- the hsaC gene encoding iron-dependent extradiol dioxygenase HsaC → MGIRSLAYMRIEATDMNAWREYGLKVLGMVEGKGVTPGALYLRMDDFPARLVIVPGEKDRLLVSGWETANAAELQSIRSSLDNAGVPYKEGTAEQIQDRRVDELIVFEDPSGNTLEAFHGAALEHRRVVSPYGHTFVTGEQGLGHVVLSTDDDDASLRFYRDVLGFRLRDSMRLPPQMMGRPADGDPGWLRFFGCNPRHHSLAFLPMPTPSGIVHLMIEVENSDDVGLGLDRALRKKVPMSATLGRHVNDLMLSFYMKTPGGFDIEFGCEGRQVEDEKWVARESTAVSLWGHDFSVGIR, encoded by the coding sequence ATGGGTATCCGATCTCTGGCATACATGCGTATCGAGGCCACCGACATGAACGCGTGGCGCGAGTACGGGCTCAAGGTGCTCGGCATGGTCGAGGGCAAAGGTGTCACCCCGGGCGCGCTCTACCTACGTATGGACGACTTCCCTGCCCGGCTCGTCATCGTTCCGGGTGAGAAGGACCGACTGCTCGTATCCGGTTGGGAAACTGCAAATGCTGCCGAGCTGCAGAGCATTCGAAGTTCCCTGGACAATGCCGGTGTTCCCTACAAGGAGGGTACTGCCGAGCAGATTCAGGACCGTCGAGTAGACGAGTTGATCGTGTTCGAGGACCCGTCGGGGAACACCCTCGAGGCATTCCATGGGGCGGCTCTCGAACATCGGCGCGTCGTCAGCCCGTACGGCCATACCTTCGTCACCGGCGAACAGGGCCTGGGCCACGTCGTGCTCTCCACCGACGACGACGACGCGTCACTGCGGTTCTACCGTGATGTCCTCGGCTTCCGGCTTCGCGATTCGATGCGTCTGCCTCCGCAGATGATGGGTCGGCCCGCCGACGGCGATCCCGGATGGTTGCGATTCTTCGGGTGCAATCCCCGGCACCACAGCTTGGCGTTCCTACCGATGCCGACCCCCAGTGGAATCGTGCATCTGATGATCGAGGTCGAAAACTCCGATGACGTCGGGCTCGGACTCGACCGTGCACTGCGCAAGAAGGTCCCGATGTCCGCTACGCTGGGACGTCACGTCAACGATTTGATGCTGTCCTTCTACATGAAGACTCCTGGCGGATTCGACATCGAATTCGGTTGCGAAGGAAGACAGGTCGAAGACGAGAAGTGGGTTGCCCGCGAAAGTACGGCCGTGAGCTTGTGGGGACACGATTTCTCGGTGGGAATCAGATAG
- the hsaB gene encoding 3-hydroxy-9,10-secoandrosta-1,3,5(10)-triene-9,17-dione monooxygenase reductase subunit: protein MSEAVANFEPRTFRTVLGQFCTGITIITTVDEDVPVGFACQSFAALSLDPPLVLFCPTKGSRSWAAIERSGKFAVNVLGEEQQDTCARFGSREPDKFAGVEWSASELGSPILAGSLAHIDCTVESVLDGGDHYIAIGRVHSLGEITGERPLLFYRGQYTGIEPDKTVPAPWRDDLEAFLTASSPDTWL from the coding sequence GTGAGTGAAGCTGTGGCGAACTTCGAACCGCGGACGTTCCGGACGGTTCTCGGGCAGTTCTGTACCGGGATCACGATCATCACTACGGTCGACGAGGACGTCCCGGTGGGCTTCGCCTGCCAGTCGTTCGCCGCGCTGTCGCTCGATCCACCTCTCGTCTTGTTCTGCCCTACGAAGGGTTCCAGGTCATGGGCTGCGATCGAACGAAGCGGAAAATTTGCGGTCAATGTCCTGGGCGAAGAGCAGCAGGACACGTGTGCACGTTTCGGATCTCGTGAGCCGGACAAATTCGCCGGTGTCGAGTGGAGCGCGTCGGAACTGGGCTCGCCCATTCTGGCAGGCTCGCTCGCGCATATAGATTGCACGGTGGAGTCGGTTCTCGATGGTGGTGACCACTACATCGCCATCGGTCGGGTCCACTCGCTCGGCGAGATCACCGGTGAGCGTCCGTTGCTCTTCTACCGCGGCCAGTACACCGGTATCGAACCGGACAAGACCGTTCCCGCACCATGGCGGGACGATCTCGAAGCATTCCTTACCGCGTCGTCTCCGGACACGTGGTTGTAA